From Aquipuribacter hungaricus:
CCGTCCCGCCCTCGCGGTAGCCTGGCCCTCAGACCAGGGGCCCGCTCGCCGTGCCCGTCACTGCAGGAAGAAGGACCCACGTGGGCTCTGTCATCAAGAAGCGTCGCAAGCGGATGGCCAAGAAGAAGCACCGCAAGCTGCTCCGTCGCACGCGTCACCAGCGCCGCAACAAGAAGTAGGACGTCCCGCGGTGGGTCGGGGGCGGGGGTGAGCGGGCGGGTCGTGCTCGTCACCGGGGTGTCCAGGTACCTCGGTGGCAAGGTCGCGACCGCCCTCGCCGCGCACCCCTCCGCCCCCTCCGTCCTCGGCACGGACGTCGTCCCGCCCCACGGCTCGCTGGGCGGGGCCCGGTTCGTCCGTGCGGACATCCGCAGCCCCGCGATCGCCCGGCTCCTGCGCGAGGAGGGTGTGGACACCGTCGTCCACATGAACGTCATCGCCACCCCGCGCTCGGCCGGCGGCCGCGTCCCGATGAAGGAGATCAACGTCATCGGGACGATGCAGCTGCTCGCCGCCATGCAGAAGGTGCCGGGCGTGCGGCGGCTCGTCGTCAAGTCGTCCTCCGGCGTCTACGGCGCCGGGCCGGGCGACCCGGCGATCTTCACCGAGGACACCGCTGCCTCGACGCCGCCGCGCACCGGGTGGGCCAAGGACTGCCTCGAGGTCGAGGGCTACGTCCGAGGCTTCTCCCGCCGCCGCCCGGACGCCGCGGTGACCACGCTGCGCTTCGCGAGCATCGTCGGACCCGGGCTGGAGACGCCCCTGTCGCGGGCGTTCGCGCTGCCCGTCGTCCCCGGCCTGCTCGGCCACGACGGCCGGCTGCAGTTCGTCGACGAGGAGGACGCGGTCGACGCGATGGTCGTGGCCACGCTCGGCCCGCCGGACCGGCCCGCCGGCACGGTGGGCGGGGATGGTGACGGGCACGACGGCCTCGTGACCGGGCCGGTGAACGTGGCGGGGGACGGTGTCCTCACCACGAGCCAGGCCGCCGCCATGGCCGGGCGGCCGGTGCTGGGGCTGCCGGAGCGTCTCGGCCCTAGCGCGAGCCGCTGGCTCACCCGCCTCGGGGCGGCCGAGCTGTCGTACGAGGACCTCCGCCTGCTCGGCTACGGCCGGGTGCTCGACACCACGCGCTGCCGCGAGGAGATGGGCTTCGTCCCGCGCCGTAGCAGCCGCGAGGCGTTCGAGGCCTTCGTCGTCGCGCACCGCCTGCGCGGCCTGCGCCCCGTCGTCGACCTGGTCGCCGACGAGGTCGGCAAGGCCGTCGTCGACACCGTCGGGGCCCGCCGGTGACGCCGCGCCGCGACCCCGTCGGCCTCGGCGCCGACCGGGCCGCCGCCGAGCGCG
This genomic window contains:
- a CDS encoding 30S ribosomal protein bS22, producing the protein MGSVIKKRRKRMAKKKHRKLLRRTRHQRRNKK
- a CDS encoding NAD-dependent epimerase/dehydratase family protein; this encodes MSGRVVLVTGVSRYLGGKVATALAAHPSAPSVLGTDVVPPHGSLGGARFVRADIRSPAIARLLREEGVDTVVHMNVIATPRSAGGRVPMKEINVIGTMQLLAAMQKVPGVRRLVVKSSSGVYGAGPGDPAIFTEDTAASTPPRTGWAKDCLEVEGYVRGFSRRRPDAAVTTLRFASIVGPGLETPLSRAFALPVVPGLLGHDGRLQFVDEEDAVDAMVVATLGPPDRPAGTVGGDGDGHDGLVTGPVNVAGDGVLTTSQAAAMAGRPVLGLPERLGPSASRWLTRLGAAELSYEDLRLLGYGRVLDTTRCREEMGFVPRRSSREAFEAFVVAHRLRGLRPVVDLVADEVGKAVVDTVGARR